One window of the Dreissena polymorpha isolate Duluth1 chromosome 5, UMN_Dpol_1.0, whole genome shotgun sequence genome contains the following:
- the LOC127831636 gene encoding uncharacterized protein LOC127831636 has translation MQLYNTKGLKYAFCGTGVAIVLYVFYILSYLYSEFITCTHTYYRCTGCDVPDIPKDIPTHIHQVFFFETSPELPADLRAARQTCLDLHPGYGYTLWNKTTVNQLIDAHYPDIRELYESYDHWVKRADVARYLVIHHYGGWYLDMDIKCKMSLEEVRTNAQRNGSTVVVRPTDPNGFSNDFIGATPRHPFMSDVINSLRFSNKWFIFPYPSTVFVTGPTYFWGRYLNYPRHEQFYIVNNYTSYLHLLHGSSWHTWDGDVIWYFFNRAGQFWGLLLTSLTVFLLAWCCVNYRRNKNRKSNTNTVL, from the exons ATGCAATTATACAATACCAAAGGCCTTAAATATGCATTTTGTGGGACTGGTGTAGCGATAGTTTTATACGTGTTTTATATTTTAAGCTATCTTTATTCGGAATTTATCACGTGCACGCATACGTATTACCGCTGCACCGGATGTGACGTACCTGATATTCCAAAGGATATCCCTACTCATATCCACCAGGTGTTCTTCTTCGAGACGAGTCCCGAACTTCCGGCGGACCTCAGGGCGGCACGCCAAACGTGTCTGGATTTACATCCGGGTTACGGCTACACATTATGGAACAAGACGACGGTCAATCAGCTCATCGACGCGCACTATCCGGATATCCGGGAGCTCTACGAGAGCTACGACCACTGGGTGAAGAGAGCGGATGTGGCCCGCTACCTGGTCATTCATCACTATGGCGGCTGGTACCTGGACATGGATATCAAATGCAAAATGAG TTTAGAGGAAGTTCGCACGAACGCCCAACGTAATGGAAGTACCGTCGTCGTCCGTCCAACAGATCCCAATGGCTTCTCCAACGACTTCATCGGCGCCACACCACGTCATCCGTTCATGAGTGATGTCATCAACTCCCTGCGCTTCTCCAACAAATGGTTCATCTTTCCCTATCCATCAACCGTGTTTGTCACTG GTCCCACCTACTTTTGGGGACGGTATCTCAACTACCCGAGGCATGAGCAGTTCTACATCGTTAACAACTACACGTCATACCTTCACTTGTTGCACGGGTCGTCGTGGCACACGTGGGATGGTGACGTCATATGGTATTTCTTTAACCGCGCGGGACAATTCTGGGGCCTTCTTCTGACTTCACTTACCGTATTTCTCCTCGCGTGGTGCTGTGTGAACTACAGGAGAAATAAAAATCGGAAATCCAATACAAATACTGTATTGTAA